From one Caldithrix abyssi DSM 13497 genomic stretch:
- a CDS encoding IS1182 family transposase has protein sequence MSFITYNRSQMNLFGYSVEDFARDDPKSRFVVELVSRLDLSALYSRYSSQGGDSYAPDMMLALWFYAYSNGITSTRKLEELCKYDTRYIYITGNQHPDHSTLSRFRKAHLDLLDQYFVEILLIAQAEGISSFNQIAIDGTKIKAHSSKRHGYTEDQLDKRIEKLRAEIKQYMQRCNFVEQGATDELDLETLRAEKERLERLEKEILERKAQLKERKKQLKSEHRSRHQINVKEPDARMMPSVDGPGYNAQLGVDMSSHLIVAHEVVSQPNDQGQFIPIQEQVEKNLGSDDKRSYTADSGYHNSTDLKELEEKQIDAVIADPQLSNRSIKETPTSKEELQKEERKLKRSDFVYHEQGDYYECPAGKKLFPVERNSERIVYRSNDCQDCPLINLCISSKKKVKQIHRSVNESYCERMAKKLQTSAAQERLKKRSVTVEPVFGNLKHNLGYRGFSLSGLNNVRSEFTLMCIGHNINVLFKNMLGKRLAAFITASQEKDDLLILFSKNILAFLILYFAQRLRMRKNYQYRRI, from the coding sequence ATGAGTTTTATTACTTATAATCGCTCACAAATGAATCTCTTTGGCTATAGTGTGGAAGATTTTGCCAGAGACGATCCAAAGAGTCGATTTGTAGTGGAGTTGGTTTCGCGCCTTGATTTAAGTGCACTTTATTCCCGTTATAGTTCACAAGGCGGTGATTCTTATGCCCCAGACATGATGCTTGCCTTATGGTTTTATGCTTATAGTAACGGCATTACCAGCACCCGTAAGCTGGAGGAATTGTGTAAATATGATACGCGCTACATTTATATCACTGGGAATCAGCATCCGGATCATAGTACATTAAGTCGTTTTCGCAAGGCACATTTGGATTTATTAGACCAATATTTTGTAGAGATACTTTTAATTGCCCAGGCCGAAGGCATAAGTAGTTTCAACCAGATAGCCATAGATGGCACGAAAATCAAAGCGCACAGCAGTAAGCGTCATGGCTACACTGAGGATCAATTAGACAAACGTATAGAGAAGTTAAGAGCAGAGATCAAGCAATACATGCAGCGCTGTAATTTTGTAGAACAGGGGGCCACGGATGAATTAGATTTAGAAACTCTTCGAGCGGAGAAAGAACGGCTTGAGCGCTTAGAGAAAGAGATATTAGAACGTAAAGCCCAATTGAAAGAGCGTAAGAAACAGCTCAAATCAGAACATCGTTCAAGACATCAAATAAATGTAAAAGAGCCGGATGCCCGCATGATGCCTTCGGTGGATGGGCCGGGTTATAACGCACAATTAGGCGTAGATATGTCCAGTCATTTAATTGTAGCCCATGAAGTGGTAAGCCAGCCCAACGACCAGGGTCAATTCATACCGATCCAAGAACAAGTAGAGAAGAATCTTGGTTCAGATGATAAGCGATCTTACACGGCCGATTCCGGTTATCACAATAGCACAGACCTAAAAGAATTGGAAGAAAAGCAGATTGATGCCGTAATAGCCGATCCCCAGTTATCCAATCGTTCGATAAAGGAGACACCGACCTCCAAGGAAGAATTGCAAAAAGAAGAAAGAAAACTAAAACGAAGTGATTTTGTGTATCATGAACAGGGAGATTACTATGAATGTCCGGCGGGTAAGAAGCTTTTTCCAGTTGAGAGGAATAGCGAACGGATCGTATATCGTTCCAATGATTGTCAGGACTGTCCCTTAATTAATTTATGCATTTCCAGTAAAAAGAAAGTTAAGCAAATCCATCGTTCAGTTAATGAGAGTTATTGCGAACGTATGGCGAAAAAGTTACAAACTTCAGCGGCGCAGGAACGACTAAAAAAGCGTTCGGTGACAGTTGAACCTGTTTTTGGTAACTTGAAGCATAATTTAGGCTATCGTGGATTTTCCTTATCTGGTCTTAATAATGTTCGTAGTGAATTTACGTTAATGTGTATTGGGCATAATATTAATGTTCTATTTAAAAATATGTTAGGGAAACGTTTAGCAGCGTTTATAACAGCATCACAAGAAAAAGATGATCTATTAATTTTATTTTCAAAGAATATTTTGGCGTTTTTAATTCTATATTTTGCCCAACGCTTAAGAATGAGAAAAAATTATCAATATCGGAGAATATAA